The sequence CCGAATTACCTGCAACGAATGCTTCAATTGCCTAAATCTCCGCCCATGAGAAAGCTGGTTCCTGAATCTGAGGCTTATGAAATCTGTCGTCAGATTACAGCAAAATACGCCAAGACGTTTTATCTGGCTACCTTACTGATGCCAGAACAAAAGCGGCGTGCGATATGGGCAATCTACTTCTGGTGTCGGCGAACCGATGAACTGGTGGATGGTCCCCAAGCCCGTTTAACCACGCCGGAAACCTTGGATCGCTGGGAACAGCAGTTAGAATCTGTTTTCGCGGGACAGCCAATCGAGGACGCGGATGTAGCGTTAGTGGATACGTTGCAACGGTTCCCGATGGATATTCAACCGTTTCGGGATATGATTGCCGGTCAACGGATGGACTTATATCGCAGCCGTTATGAAACCTTTGAAGAACTGAAGCTGTACTGCTATCGTGTGGCGGGTACGGTGGGATTAATGACCAGTCCGGTGCTAGGATTTGACTTGGATTGGAGTCAAACGCCCTGGAATAGTCAGTTTGGGACGAATCCGGTAGAGGAAGCGATCGCGTTAGGGATTGCTAAACAGTTGACCAATATCCTCCGCGATGTTGGCGAAGATGCTCAACGGGGTCGAATTTACTTGCCATTAGATGAATTAGCGCTATTTAATTATACAGAAGAGGATTTATTTAAGGGAGTTGTGGACGAGCGCTGGCAGGAACTCATGCGCTTCCAAATTCAACG comes from Coleofasciculus chthonoplastes PCC 7420 and encodes:
- the crtB gene encoding 15-cis-phytoene synthase CrtB is translated as MLQLPKSPPMRKLVPESEAYEICRQITAKYAKTFYLATLLMPEQKRRAIWAIYFWCRRTDELVDGPQARLTTPETLDRWEQQLESVFAGQPIEDADVALVDTLQRFPMDIQPFRDMIAGQRMDLYRSRYETFEELKLYCYRVAGTVGLMTSPVLGFDLDWSQTPWNSQFGTNPVEEAIALGIAKQLTNILRDVGEDAQRGRIYLPLDELALFNYTEEDLFKGVVDERWQELMRFQIQRARKFYTYAEKGIGALSRDARWPVWAATMLYQGILDVIEHNNYDVFTQRAYVSKGRKLLYLPVAWLRAQAL